Within Wyeomyia smithii strain HCP4-BCI-WySm-NY-G18 chromosome 2, ASM2978416v1, whole genome shotgun sequence, the genomic segment GTCAAACTAAAAGAAATTCAGACATCCGGTTTAGGGAACATACTTCAGGGGCctttcctaaaccacgtggtcatattttggtcactttttataccccccgtaccctcccgtggtcttttggcaaccccccccccctcctcgcgactttaaccacgtggtcttttcatttgtcaagtgccaaaaattcgctttaatttttacatttttattattaaactttcagtacattctatatttctaaaatgcaaaagcttcattcttgacttggtggcaaccataaattataagtcaggaaaaaagaccacgtggtcatttcgtaagcacccccacccccgtgcgtggtctttcgtggttttTTAACAAACCCctccgtccccctctttatgatcacgtggtttaggaacggccccttcaGAACTTATAAAGGCTAaaaaagactcagaaaaaggaataactcaccatttcagatccaaaatagccgaacatatttttcatgaagatcacgctatgacaATATTAGgctagttcgatcagtaacatccccttggaaattagatgtcgcagaaagttcagaaattttcaaacaaaacccagctaccctcgTTAACAGtgatcagggtaatcatttctcttggctattttctccacagtacaaataagcactgacgaaggcggtaagtaagcgttgaaatacgtatatgcaagtgataagtgaaaagtgatagaattaaatagtgaaagtggataagAAGTGTAATTTGTAgtgtaaatattctatcaagacgctcgatcagaagttaataaatttttaatgaatgtgttgtgtagttatttttTCCCCCAtaattgttcatagttacaaacatcatggatcaacaaacgtcatggaccagacaAACTTGTAGAcaaactaattctaagtaactttgtaaaaaaacttttttgtagacattaaatttggtttccaaaaacagtcttgtcgctctattttttcaattcaaatttcaaaacaaagttttcttcggtaactttaatcaaaaatacgccaattttgacgaaaacacattgtcgatatattgtacagatgaagagttttcactatttctatgaggcccttttgatatattgagtctccgtttagggcaaacataaataatattttttggtatcatttgaaagaacaaatattgtgtaaatattgtgaagaaataccgaaagttgcttaaaattagttgatctacaactgtgccgatgaatgtaaacatttatttctgcaaataaaaaaattagtttttttatttagtcgatttcaggaccacccttattttcatttgcacttaaaaaatagactaaatataagaaacaaattcttagaaaaaaattttactctaaaaccacataaTCGCATctaaaaactcatgtccgcctacattgccttactgtaccactgtgcattgttgttgaatttctgtgagcgtttgaccgacattctcacacacgaaactgaatttactcaattttagatttagttgactcaatttcatactttcacagaaaaaaatatgtcgcagttttcgtgcgtatattgtttgtatgtaaaacctgggagggagaaacggatacgaagctgtgtgagtgtcaaaatgaaccagaatgagctgtcattgactgtcaatttgaaccaaggaaaaataagcatttttttgcgatgagtattgttataactgaaaggtatcgcgttgctcgaaaaaatattcatcgcaaatagtttttgtattcattgtcgttttacaaaaaaaattggtttgtttttacgtaaaataataaatttcataagctttaagtgataatcatgctagcgtacttcgattatcaAACTTGCGCTTTTCatgatttaaggctttggttacaatttcgaacacacttcatcacggtcaaactcgaaactttgaaaaaactttgaaaaaacttttatacaatggcttttaactttaactttgaTACAATTTTATACAATTGAAGGAAACACAGACTCTAAAAATTAGtctgtaatatttgcacattcagtattccttcgtttgagtcatgcatgcgttacagcaagaagatagttacacgctatcagaaaacgacgcatgtgcgtgttctctgttttgagtgtagtattcgtttctccctcccagtgtaaaactaacgccattccgggagttaaatactgataatataatagatgtagcttatcgaggcacgaagaagaaatattcaaataatcaggtcacgacgtgtaaatggtgaactaatcccaagttgccatatacgtggttccctgtgtaacttcactagctcagatccatcacggaaagcaactacgaaatgtgcggccgtcaacctcaagctcaataatcaggtcacgaagtgtacaaataaatgaatgtttcaatatctcgtggaaaagataaaaggaaaaaccgcacaatggttgtcaatagtcgtatatggttgttgtgcaacttttagcttagataacacttgaatgttctatcaatttagcAATTTAAGTTTCGATACATAAattgttgtaattggtttaaagctttattatattatatataaaagatattcaacaaaacaaacataattagtgataacaactgttatgcaaaaactattatttaatgtttagttttcttcgttttgaaagtatttttttgttttttttatgccTCCGAATTTTtcgctctcgagttctaatcttcgtattcatcacttgcagctttgctttaaccagcatatttatgcaTTTACCAGCTGAcctggcaaacttcgtcccacctatttttgtgtttaatttaataattttcaacattccaaattcattgatttcttgcgatttgtttatatcgtttgaaattattggttctatcggaaacacttatattgggtagtattcagttattttcgttggtttccagaaactgaaagtggttatcttcgaattcaagatggtgtccagggtcaatgcttggcttctatacattatttcgattacagaaatattcatatgcagtagtattcggctgttcccagaagttgtcatctcacaattcaaaatggtgtccgaggtcaatttttagctccatgcatcattctggttaaagaaacactcatattgggtggtatttggtcactttaggctattttccagaaaccgaaagtcaccaccctggattttaaaatggcatttggagacaatttctggcccctgagcgtcattctggttgaagaaacacccataataggtgttatttagtcattttcggctgttttccagaaaccggaagtcaccatcttagaattcaaaatggtgtctgtggtcgattctagctcctgtgtatcattctggtatcgaagcatctcatattggatggaaatcggccggttggagaaacacccatattgggtggtatttggtcattttcggcagtttcccattcaccggaagtcgtcattttacaattcataatgttgtctgaagtcgatttgtagcttcagtgcatcataacaatcctggaaatacccatgatgagtgttatttggtcttttgccactgttgtttaggaaccgtaagtcgccatattggatttcaaaatggcatttggagacaatttctggcctctgagcatcattctggttaaagaaacactcatatttggttgtttttgggtcattttcggcagtttttcagtcaccaaaagtcgccattttacaactcaaaatgttgtctgaggtcgatttgtggtttcaatgcatcatcaCGGTTTCAGAAATGcccacattgggtggtatttggtcatatctcgctgtttttcagacaccggagtcgccatcctggatttcaaaatggtattcagagacaatttctggcctctgagcgtcattctggttaaagaaacatccatattaggtggtatttggtcattttcgtctcttttccagtcattggaagtcgccatcttacaattcaaaatgttgtctgaggtcgatttgtggcttcagtgcatcataacaatcgcggaaatacccatatttggtcatttgccgctgtttttcagaaaccggaagtcgccatcttggatttcaatatAGCATTCGGAGACAACTTCTGGCCTcttagcgtcattctggttaaaaaacacccatattaggtgctatttggtcattttcggcagttttccagtcaccggaagtcgccattttacaactcaaaatgttgtcggaggtcgacaaacgtacaaaccgtggaacaccacccatggatagcctcatacataggcgagctttattattataaaataatcggccgagtccacttcacaatgaaatgtgcatttttttcagtgtagtgtgtcaaagttactctttttcacaTGTCAGGTAGCCTGACGATAATTGGGCAGGTTATTAATGTGCCAGTCGATGTTGCACAGATGGTGAGCAAGCTCCCACGGCAACTAGATGATGATTGCGCCTTCAATGTGAATCTAAAGAAGCACATGATTCACAAATCGAACTATCTGAGTGGATACGTGAAAAAGGCAGCTGTGAAAGCTTGGCTGAAATACCTCCTGCCTACTTCGCTCTACCGGCAGTATGGTATTGTACAGGATGAGAAAAATCTGACGGCTATCGGATCAGCACAGCAGCAACCTGGACCATCCCGGAGGATGGATACCATGGTTGATACAGAGGTCGTAGATGATTCAAACGAGACAGAATTGCTCATTGGCCAACAACATACATTACTATGGGATGAAGATAAATGTTTGGAAATCGCTCCAGCACAAAATCGGACGCCGCTGTCTATTATTCACGATGAACATGCTGAAGCATTGTCTTTTCCGGATATTTATCTGGGCCATCCGCGTACATTTAATCCGGAAATCCACGTGACAGCCTTTATGATGGCTACCAGCGAGATACGCCGTCGTGATCGACGTGGTGCGAAACCCGAACACGTTTTATATGTAGGCATGAAAATTATGCGCTTGCGTGTTTCGGAAGGGTTGCGAAACACTTTTAAGTGTATGGGAACGTCAAGTATCACACGCGCACAGCTCGGCGATAAGCGGTTCCTGGAAACTTGTATCGAGCGGAGTCTGTCGTTTCTTCAAAGCATTCCGAATTCAATCCAATATTGGATGAAGAGGAAACGGGACGTGTTTGCAATGATTCGACAGCTCGGTAAACCAACAATGTTTTTAACACTGAGTGCAAATGAAACTCGCTGGCCACatctattgaaaattttgtacAAGCTATCCAGTAGATACAGTGGCACAGATTTACACGACGTAATGCAACAGTTATCGGCACTACAACGAGCAACACTAGTGAATGAAGACCCCGTAACATGTTGTATCTACTTCAATAAGATGGTCAATGTAATCATGCAACTGCTGTCGTCATCCAAATACAGTCCTTTTGGAGAATACAATGTTATAGACTATTTCAAAAGGATCGAATTTCAACATCGTGGTAGCCCTCACGCCCATATTTTGCTTTGGCTAAGAAACGACCCTCGTGAAAGCATTTCCGAGGGAATGCCGTTGACCATTCGTTTGATCGATCGACTTAGTTCCACAAGCGTTGAAGATCTGCCAGACTCATATGGCAATCAGGTAAGTTTGATATTTTCAGAATAATTACCagtaaaaataatttgaatgtcTTATAGGTTCATAAACATACGTTCACATGTTTTAAACGCAATGAGAAGCAATGCCGGtttaatatacctttttggccAATGGATCAAACACGTGTGTTGATCCCAATCTCGTCCGATGATACTCGCCGTGATCAACTGAAACGACATTGTACAAAGCTACGTGAAGCGTTGGAAACCAAAGTTTTCGACACATTCGCAGAGTTTCTTGCTGACAACAACTGCACGTACGAGTATTATCTCGATGTGATTCGCTCTTCGCTAAACCGACCTACCGTCATGCTCAAGCGATCCATGACTCAATCATGGACAAATCCATTTAACTCTTGGATTGCTAAAACACTGAGTTCGAATATGGATATTCAATTCATTCTAGAGGAGTTCTCGTGTGCGGCTTATGTCGTTGAATATGTTATAAATCGAATAGAGGCATAAACAGTTTACATCGAGACCTCATAAAGCTTCAGTCTAAATATCCGGATGAAGATTATACAGGACTTTTGAAGAAGGTGAGCATCAAAATGCTAAATTCGGTGGAGCTGTGCGCACAAGAAGCTGCTTGGTATTTGCTCCGACAACCGATGTCGGAAAGTAGTCGCCAGGTATAACTCAATTGTTGTCTTTCATTCATAACGTTACTAAACACATTCTTACAGGTCGAATTTATACCAACGATGTGGCCCCATGAGCGGATAAAATCAAGAAAGTGTAACAAGCAAATGGACGAGGATGGTATTGAAAGCGATTCTACTGATGTTTGGAAGTTGAATATCGTCCAAAAATATGAAGCACGAGAAGGATTACACGACATATGTTTGGCCGATTTTGCAGCCTATTACAATAAAGAAAGAGGTGCTGGTAATTCATACAAAACACGTAGCTTGCCCCGGGTGTTACGCTGGCGTAACTATGATATGTCGGAGCTTTCTGAATACAAACGAGAGATGGTACTTTTGTTCTGGCCCTTCAGAAACGAAGTGTGCGATATATTCGACAGCAACAAGTTCCTTCAGTTATGCGAGGAAAACGAGGCTGCCATTCTTGAAAAGCTAAAGGAGTACGATACTGAATTGAACCTAGAACGGACCATTGAAGAGTACCTTCGAATTAATGCTGAAAATGATGAGCAACATGACACCGCAACCAGAAAACGTGATGAATATGCTCGAGCCATCATAATGGAACCGAATGATGACGATATCACGTATTTGCCAGTCGGACCCATGGCAGCTGTCGTTGAGCAGAGGACGAATGTGGTGTCGAAGCAGGATTACTGTACCATGGTGCGTGCAACTAATCCAGAGCAGAGGAATTTGATTCTGCAACTAATTCATAAGTTGCATAGTTTCGATGTGGATGAGAAACCGTTGCAGATAGTTTTCACTCGACCGGCGGGATGCGGTAAGACGTTTACGCTTCGGATCTTGATGGAGACCGTTAACCGCTTCAGTCAGGCGCATAATAGCCAACACAAAGCATATGTTGCATGTACCTCAACGGGTAAAGTGGCTATTGCTATTGGTGGAACTACGGTGCATTCAGCGTTCCGAATAACGATGTCACGAAGGCAGAGCTCAAAGCTGAGCTTTGAAGCTTTGCAACTATATCGCAATGCTTTTGCCAACGTAAGAGCTGTCATCATAGATGAAGTCAGCATGATTGGTGCTGACGTGCTTAATACCATCCACAGCCGCCTCCAGGAAATCACAGGGAATTATAACGATCCGTTCGGAGGAATGTCGATTGTCTTCTGTGGTGACCTGAGGCAACTACCTCCAGTAAACGCGCGGGCAATTTACAAACCGTGTGCAAATTCAATGCACGGAGCTATACTCTGGCAGTCACTAGACTTCTTCCCGCTGGTGAGAGTCATGCGCCAGACTAATGAGCAGTTCTCCACAATCCTTACCAAGATCGGAAACGAGGAACGGCTGGTCTCGGACGAGATTAAGCTAATTGAAAGTAGATTCCGAACAGCTGAGTGGTGCAAGCAGAATGTAACAGGTGATATTCGTCTGTTTCATCGTAATGCTGACGTTGAACGCTACAATTCCGAAGCACTAAGCGATCGAGATGCAGTGGACTGTGTGACTGACGAGGTATACTCTGGATACAGGAACGCTTCGCAGTTGGCCAGCGCACGCACCAAAATGAATAAGATGAGTGTTGTGGAGACTGGGGGTTTGGGATACATATTGCGACTTGCCGTTGGAACGCCATACATGATCACTGTAAATGTTGATGTTGAGGATGGTATCGTAAATGGCGCTATCGGTGAACTACAATATGTGGAGCACACTGAAGACGATCTTCAGCAGCCAATCACCAAGCTTTGgatcaaatttgaaaatgatTCTATAGGGAAGACATTGAGAGTCAAATCGAGGCCTCATGTGTGTTCTAAGCCTGGCGTACTTCAATCTAACTAGACTCCAATCAGCGAGCGATCGGCAAACATTTCGTTAGGCGCCAGCATTAAATGCAAGCGAATTCAATTCCCCGTGGTGAGCGCAAATGCTCTTACTGTACATAAATCTCAAGGTGGCACGTTTTCGGAAATTGTGTACGAATACGACAAGGGGCAAGAACAGCAGCTAGTGTATGTTGGGTTGTCCAGAGTAACAGCCATCGAAGGGCTTTATTTGACCAATGCCAAAGACATGTTTAAATTCTTCCACGCAAAAGGAACCGCTTCACCAAGAGCTCAGGAATTACGAACAGAACTGCAACGATTGTCCAACCACCAGTTGCGTACCATCGGGAAAGAGATTATCGACGCGATCCAGACTCATAACGTAGCTTGCAAAGTGATGAGTGTTAATGTGCAGAGTCTCAATGCACACTTATTAGATGTGACCCCTGCCCAGGTACTGATCCGTGCAGATTTGCTAGCTCTCAGTGAAACATGGCT encodes:
- the LOC129723913 gene encoding uncharacterized protein LOC129723913, which produces MKRKRDVFAMIRQLGKPTMFLTLSANETRWPHLLKILYKLSSRYSGTDLHDVMQQLSALQRATLVNEDPVTCCIYFNKMVNVIMQLLSSSKYSPFGEYNVIDYFKRIEFQHRGSPHAHILLWLRNDPRESISEGMPLTIRLIDRLSSTSVEDLPDSYGNQVHKHTFTCFKRNEKQCRFNIPFWPMDQTRVLIPISSDDTRRDQLKRHCTKLREALETKVFDTFAEFLADNNCTYEYYLDVIRSSLNRPTVMLKRSMTQSWTNPFNSWIAKTLSSNMDIQFILEEFSCAAYVVEYVINRIEA